One part of the Dysidea avara chromosome 10, odDysAvar1.4, whole genome shotgun sequence genome encodes these proteins:
- the LOC136268626 gene encoding uncharacterized protein: MTKKPQLVIVRFFPETLYITCLREFQVFERFIVMPREYKKAGIKNQWSQEQLDKAMAAVRGKELNTNQAAKCYRIPYSTLSDHLKDKSKKRYGGPPTVMTMDEERDVYRSCQVLQQFGFPLNVDTVGIIVRDYLNDIKRLDPFANSIPGRNWWEGFLRRWPELVKRKPQHLPKCRALGGRAEIIYSWFDKMKMFLEEVKIADASDLASRLWNADETGFSLAIASGQVLAKRGSRDVHETGGGTGREYVTILGCGSADGSRISPYILYKGVHLYKRWTVDGLAGTLYSVSKSGWMEADNFIQWFLKLFVPLVNHLLSTGPLCFS; this comes from the exons ATGACAAAAAAACCACAACTAGTAATAGTACGTTTCTTTCCGGAAACTCTATACATTACGTGCTTGCGCGAATTTCAAGTTTTTGAAAGATTCATAGTTATGCCTCGAGAGTACAAAAAGGCAGGGATTAAAAACCAATGGAGTCAAGAACAGCTTGACAAAGCCATGGCAGCTGTAAGAGGGAAGGAATTGAACACTAATCAAGCTGCCAAATGTTACAGAATACCATATAGCACACTAAGCGACCACCTAAAGGATAAGAGTAAGAAGCGCTATGGTGGCCCCCCAACTGTTATGACCATGGATGAAGAGAGGGACGTTTACCGTAGCTGCCAGGTCTTACAACAGTTTGGGTTTCCTCTGAATGTAGATACAGTTGGTATCATAGTTCGAGACTACTTGAATGACATCAAGAGACTGGATCCTTTTGCAAACTCCATACCAGGCCGGAATTGGTGGGAAGGATTCTTGCGGAGGTGGCCAGAGCTGGTGAAACGTAAACCACAACATCTTCCCAAGTGCAGGGCCCTTGGTGGACGAGCTGAG ATCATTTACAGCTGGTTTGACAAAATGAAGATGTTTTTGGAGGAAGTCAAAATAGCTGATGCATCAGATCTGGCCAGTCGCCTTTGGAATGCTGATGAAACTGGGTTCTCCCTAGCAATCGCATCTGGCCAAGTTTTGGCGAAGAGGGGCTCCAGAGATGTCCATGAAACAGGAGGTGGCACTGGCAGAGAGTATGTCACAATACTTGGCTGTGGCTCAGCTGATGGAAGCAGGATATCTCCCTACATTTTGTATAAAGGTGTGCACCTTTACAAACGGTGGACAGTTGATGGCTTGGCGGGAACCTTGTACAGCGTCAGCAAGAGTGGATGGATGGAGGCTGACAACTTCATTCAGTGGTTCCTCAAGCTATTCGTCCCATTAGTCAATCACCTTCTGAGTACAGGCCCATTGTGCTTTTCGTAG
- the LOC136268752 gene encoding uncharacterized protein, with translation MNDCSPPSPTPPPETAGKPSESFLLTYQENYISRDTDGSYIVRFPWKENYPLLPSNLAICDRDPALTDLCAVLLRFRLHCYALSTDIEKAFLHVKLDSQDRDFTRFLWLADPTNPESLFISYRFKVVLFGSVSFPFMLNATLDLHLKSFDSPVSHDMKKNLYVDNIISGCQSEEEILQYYTESRAIMSDAKFNLRLWASNSPKLQEQAQRDNTLDADTTVNRSVLQASSKQYDPLGWLSPITVRAKLLMQELWKQQVRWDEPLEDDFIIRWSQVAADIEGVAGMVMTRRYSVMCTNQCVYLHVFADASLKAYGAVAYLQSADQVDLLMAKSRVSPLKDTTLPRLELRAAVIAAHLAKFIVSTLQSQLGEVNIRLWSDSQITLHWIFSSKQLKPFVANRVKDICSLFPTSVWGYCHTEDNAADLLTRGITPSQLCSSSLWSRGPAWLTTESDWPQWSPSSILHVNTDEEVESTTAVMKTATVHKPGVNQCIDISSYSTLTKLYRITAYVLRFITNLKATSSKVTGPLTATELNQSQKLWITATQQEIFSNELTNLQSKSSPRLPLVHQLRLYLNKQGIVLCANKLCGSHYKAPNPPPLPKHRVQMMEPFTVTGIDFTGALYIRAPEGENKVYVCLFTCASTRAVHLEVVTDLSEETFLQAFRRFSSRKSLPRFVLSDNASTFMSAADDLKALFESTGVQESLGNQGVEWRFIPHRAPWYGGYWERLVGLTKNAIKKTLGRAFVTLSSLQTLIVEIETHLNNRPLTYASTDHNDPEPLTPSHILYGRIINTVPHSLTDEEELSDENFQEAGQKLHHTLSKKAKTQALIIQHFWSRWKKEYLTSLRETHTTNTVVQELQRGNDSLVRSATIRTANGFTNRPISKLYPLEVNAGKNAIEDDNDDQVSTPEAEPLSSSRPPRSAAVKARMRVSEWSKILRGPEDVMN, from the exons ATGAACGATTGTTCCCCTCCTTCCCCAACCCCTCCACCAGAAACAGCCGGTAAGCCTTCAGAATCATTTTTGCTCACATACCAAGAGAACTACATATCACGAGATACAGATGGGTCATACATCGTACGATTCCCTTGGAAGGAGAACTATCCACTCCTCCCTTCCAACCTAGCAATTTGTGACC GTGATCCAGCTCTGACCGATCTCTGTGCAGTATTATTGAGGTTCCGTTTGCACTGCTATGCTCTGTCGACGGATATCGAGAAAGCATTTCTCCATGTGAAGCTTGACAGCCAAGATAGAGATTTTACAAGATTTTTGTGGCTAGCAGACCCCACTAACCCAGAGAGTCTGTTTATCTCATACAGATTTAAAGTTGTACTGTTTGGCTCTGTTAGTTTCCCGTTTATGCTTAACGCTACATTAGACCTCCATCTCAAGTCATTTGATTCACCAGTGTCTCATGATATGAAGAAGAATTTGTACGTTGACAATATCATTTCAGGTTGCCAGTCAGAGGAAGAAATTCTGCAGTACTACACAGAATCTAGAGCCATTATGAGTGATGCCAAGTTTAACCTGCGCTTGTGGGCATCAAACAGTCCAAAACTGCAAGAACAGGCACAACGAGATAACACATTGGATGCTGACACCACGGTCAAC CGAAGTGTCCTGCAAGCATCGTCCAAACAGTATGACCCTCTTGGGTGGCTATCCCCTATTACTGTTCGAGCCAAATTGTTGATGCAAGAGCTATGGAAGCAACAAGTGAGATGGGATGAACCGTTAGAAGATGACTTTATCATTAGATGGAGCCAAGTAGCTGCAGACATTGAAGGAGTTGCAGGGATGGTGATGACACGTAGGTACTCTGTTATGTGTACTAACCAATGTGTATATTTACATGTGTTTGCTGACGCAAGTTTGAAGGCCTATGGAGCTGTAGCTTACCTCCAGAGTGCAGACCAAGTAGATTTGTTGATGGCGAAATCCCGAGTGTCACCTCTTAAGGATACCACATTACCCAGGCTTGAATTGCGGGCAGCAGTCATAGCCGCCCACCTTGCCAAGTTTATTGTTTCCACACTACAGTCTCAATTGGGTGAAGTGAACATCAGACTGTGGAGTGACAGTCAGATTACCTTACACTGGATATTTAGCAGTAAGCAGCTCAAACCATTTGTTGCCAACCGGGTTAAGGACATTTGCTCCCTGTTTCCTACCTCCGTGTGGGGTTACTGTCACACTGAAGATAATGCAGCTGATCTGTTGACTCGAGGCATAACACCATCTCAATTATGTTCATCGTCACTATGGTCTCGAGGTCCAGCTTGGTTAACCACAGAATCTGATTGGCCTCAATGGTCACCCTCTTCTATCCTTCATGTTAACACAGATGAGGAAGTCGAATCTACTACCGCTGTGATGAAAACAGCTACTGTCCACAAGCCAGGCGTGAATCAGTGTATCGACATCAGCAGTTACAGTACACTAACTAAGCTGTATAGGATCACTGCATATGTATTACGCTTCATTACCAACCTGAAAGCCACATCATCCAAAGTGACTGGACCACTGACCGCAACAGAGCTCAACCAATCCCAGAAACTGTGGATTACAGCTACCCAGCAAGAGATTTTCTCCAATGAACTCACCAACCTTCAGTCCAAGTCATCTCCCCGTCTTCCTCTAGTACATCAACTCCGTCTTTACCTAAACAAGCAAG GCATTGTGTTGTGTGCCAACAAGTTATGTGGAAGCCACTACAAGGCACCCAATCCACCACCACTTCCAAAACACCGTGTACAGATGATGGAACCGTTTACAGTGACTGGTATAGACTTCACTGGAGCCTTATACATTCGAGCACCAGAAGGGGAGAATAAGGTTTATGTATGCTTATTCACGTGTGCCAGTACTAGGGCTGTTCATTTGGAAGTGGTGACGGATCTTTCAGAGGAAACGTTCCTTCAAGCCTTTCGCAGATTCTCAAGCAGGAAATCCTTGCCACGATTTGTACTGTCTGATAATGCGTCGACCTTCATGTCAGCTGCTGATGATCTGAAGGCACTGTTTGAGTCTACTGGGGTACAGGAAAGTCTAGGCAATCAAGGTGTAGAATGGAGGTTCATTCCCCACCGAGCTCCCTGGTACGGAGGCTACTGGGAACGTCTAGTCGGATTGACGAAGAATGCTATTAAGAAGACACTTGGTCGTGCTTTTGTCACACTATCCAGCTTACAGACGTTAATTGTGGAGATCGAGACTCACCTAAACAACAGGCCGTTAACATATGCTAGTACAGACCACAATGATCCGGAGCCTCTGACACCGTCACATATACTATATGGTAGAATCATCAACACTGTACCACATTCCTTGACTGATGAAGAAGAGTTAAGTGATGAGAACTTCCAAGAAGCTGGTCAAAAGCTGCATCATACCTTAAGCAAGAAGGCTAAAACTCAAGCTCTGATCATACAACACTTCTGGAGCCGGTGGAAGAAAGAATATTTGACATCTTTAAGAGAAACCCATACTACTAACACTG tagtacaggaGTTACAACGTGGAAATGACAGTCTTGTGAGATCAGCCACGATTCGAACTGCCAATGGCTTTACTAACAGGCCCATTAGCAAGCTCTACCCACTAGAGGTCAATGCAGGAAAGAATGCAATTGAGGATGATAATGATGATCAAGTTAGCACACCAGAAGCCGAACCACTGTCATCCTCACGTCCTCCAAGATCAGCTGCAGTTAAGGCCAGAATGAGAGTCTCTGAGTGGAGTAAAATCCTACGGGGCCCGGAGGATGTCATGAACTGA
- the LOC136268749 gene encoding uncharacterized protein has translation MQPVSANFMTLESHIRGLEALGKTKDTFGDFLIPIIFRRLPSAVRRNLTRDHTSEEWNIDEVRRAIEKEIIVLESGLDNQGDSGRSTITGSFLTGIRKGQSGQQLADKRFVSAKPTCVYCKGLHSSAQCNIVVDVKARLEVVKRERLCFNCLGSHRAMNCNSKNRCRLCHKKHHTTLCGMDNPLISGATTVRQQNVTSQPPQTSQASPPLTSQAPQGSLNPASNSFVPTQQHISEYTMATQLLLVVKRNPQCLLKTAIALVRVGNKRISANVLFDEGAQRSFVTETLAAQLGASPHHKESLAISSFGGSTSLNNQVSLVNFILETTEGDIKISALVVPKIAAPIENFVRSDLHNLPHLRGLTLAQPVSSAEKFEISLLFGVDYYWEIVGNHITSTGKRSYCYAVKVGILTVRTITNTIRINCRITSLLHNANI, from the coding sequence ATGCAGCCAGTCTCTGCCAACTTTATGACACTGGAAAGCCATATACGAGGATTAGAGGCATTGGGAAAGACTAAGGATACATTTGGAGATTTTTTAATTCCTATCATCTTCAGAAGGTTACCATCAGCTGTCAGACGAAACCTTACACGTGACCACACTTCGGAGGAATGGAACATAGATGAAGTGCGCAGGGCTATAGAGAAAGAGATCATTGTACTGGAGTCTGGTCTAGACAATCAAGGTGACAGCGGTCGATCGACCATCACAGGATCCTTTCTCACAGGAATACGTAAGGGACAGTCTGGACAGCAGTTAGCTGATAAGAGATTTGTGAGTGCTAAACCAACTTGTGTTTATTGTAAGGGACTGCACAGCTCAGCACAGTGTAATATTGTAGTGGATGTAAAAGCACGGCTAGAGGTGGTAAAGAGGGAGAGGTTGTGTTTCAATTGTTTGGGCAGTCACAGAGCAATGAATTGTAACTCTAAGAACCGGTGTAGATTGTGCCATAAGAAGCACCATACTACTTTATGTGGAATGGACAATCCACTTATCAGTGGTGCTACAACTGTAAGACAACAGAATGTCACATCACAACCCCCACAGACCAGCCAAGCTTCACCTCCTCTAACCAGTCAAGCTCCACAAGGTTCACTGAACCCTGCTTCAAACAGTTTTGTCCCCACACAACAACACATTAGTGAATACACAATGGCTACACAGCTCCTGCTTGTTGTTAAGCGTAACCCTCAGTGTCTATTGAAGACAGCCATTGCACTTGTTAGAGTTGGTAATAAACGCATTTCTGCAAATGTACTATTTGATGAAGGAGCACAAAGGTCCTTTGTTACTGAAACCTTAGCTGCTCAACTAGGTGCAAGCCCACATCACAAGGAGAGCTTAGCAATTTCATCATTTGGTGGATCAACCTCCCTTAACAATCAAGTCAGTTTGGTCAATTTTATCCTAGAAACAACTGAAGGTGACATCAAGATTTCGGCCTTAGTGGTTCCAAAAATTGCCGCACCCATCGAGAATTTTGTGAGGTCAGACTTGCACAACCTTCCTCATTTACGAGGCTTAACACTGGCTCAACCAGTTAGTTCAGCAGAGAAGTTTGAGATTTCACTCTTGTTTGGAGTAGACTATTACTGGGAGATTGTGGGAAACCATATTACTAGTACGGGGAAGAGGTCCTACTGCTATGCAGTCAAAGTTGGGATACTTACTGTCAGGACCATTACCAATACAATCAGAATCAATTGCCGGATCACTTCACTGCTACACAATGCAAACATCTAA